A genomic window from Phocoena sinus isolate mPhoSin1 chromosome 20, mPhoSin1.pri, whole genome shotgun sequence includes:
- the MYO19 gene encoding unconventional myosin-XIX isoform X2: protein MADTFYTSAGCTLVALNPFKPIPQLYSPELMQEYHAAPQPQKLKPHIFTVGEQTYRNVKSLIEPVNQSVVVSGESGAGKTWTSRCLMKFYAVVAASPTSWENHKIAERIEQRILNSNPVMEAFGNACTLRNNNSSRFGKFIQLQLNRAQQMTGATVQTYLLEKTRVACQASNERNFHIFYQICKGASADERLQWHLPEGAAFSWLPNPERTLEEDCFEVTREAMLHLGIDAPTQNNIFQALAGLLHLGNTRFADSGNEAQPCPLMDDAKCSVRTSASLLRLPEDPLLETLRIRTIRAGRRQQVFRKPCSRAECDTRRDCLAKLVYARLFDWLVSVINSSICADPDSWTTFIGLLDVYGFESFPTNSLEQLCINYASEKLQQHFVAHHLRAQQEEYTAEGLEWSTVSYQDNQTCLDLIEGSPVSICSLINEECRLNRPSSAAQLQTRIESALAGSPCLGHNKLSREPSFIVVHYAGSVRYHTAGLVEKNKDPIPPELTRLLQQSQDPLLKVLFPADPEEKSQEEPSGQSRAPVLTVVSKFKASLEQLLQVLHSTTPHYIRCIKPNSQGQAQVFHQEEVLSQLEACGLVETIHISAAGFPIRVSHRNFLKRYELLRRLRPGAAPSPHGPPPDEGRSESSPHSEQATLQALLQDILHTLPALAQAPAEATPAPVHCGRTKVFMTDSTLELLERGRAQVLEQCARSIQGGWRRHWGRKQERQRRAAVLIQAAVRSWLTRKHIQRLHAAATVIKRAWQEWRIRMAFLASKELDGVEEQHSSQVTCSPSSLPLPQAQTRLLGAVTRFWPLGLVLANAAVGARGFRRKLVVFACLPLPVGSPSSYTVQTAQEQAGVTSIRALPQGSIKFHCRKSPLRYADICPEPSPNSVTGFNQILLERHRLGHV, encoded by the exons ATGGCAGACACGTTCTACACCAGCGCTGGCTGCACCCTGGTGGCTCTGAACCCCTTCAAGCCCATCCCTCAGCTCTATTCACCAGAGCTGATGCAAGAGTACCACGCTGCTCCTCAGCCCCAG AAACTGAAGCCCCACATCTTCACTGTGGGTGAACAGACCTACAGGAATGTCAAGAGCCTGATTGAGCCAGTCAACCAGTCTGTTGTCGTCAGTGGAgagagtggtgctgggaag ACATGGACGTCCCGCTGCCTTATGAAGTTCTACGCTGTGGTGGCCGCGTCACCCACATCCTGGGAAAATCACAAGATTGCAGAGAGGATCGAACAGCGAATCTTGAACTCCAACCCCGTCATGGAAGCTTTCG GGAACGCGTGCACACTGAGGAATAACAACAGTAGCCGCTTTGGGAAGTTCATCCAGCTCCAGCTGAACAG GGCCCAGCAGATGACTGGCGCTACAGTTCAGACCTACTTGCTAGAGAAGACTCGAGTGGCCTGCCAGGCCTCCAATGAGAGGAACTTCCACATCTTCTATCAG ATCTGCAAAGGAGCCAGTGCGGACGAGAGGCTCCAGTGGCACCTCCCTGAGGGAGCTGCCTTCTCCTGGCTGCCCAACCCAGAGAGGACCTTGGAAG AGGACTGTTTCGAGGTGACCAGGGAGGCCATGCTTCATTTGGGCATCGATGCCCCCACCCAGAACAACATCTTTCAG GCCCTAGCTGGACTGCTGCACCTCGGCAACACCCGGTTTGCTGACTCCGGGAAtgaagcccagccctgcccactgaTGGACGATGCTAAGT GCTCTGTCAGGACATCGGCCTCACTGCTGCGGCTCCCAGAAGACCCTCTGCTGGAGACACTGCGGATTCGAACCATCAGGGCAGGCAGGCGGCAGCAGGTGTTCCGGAAGCCCTGCTCCCGGGCCGAGTGTGACACCCGCAGAGACTGTCTGGCCAAACTGGTCTATGCACG GCTGTTTGACTGGCTGGTATCGGTGATCAACAGCAGCATCTGTGCGGACCCCGACTCCTGGACCACTTTCATAG GCCTGCTGGACGTGTACGGGTTTGAGTCGTTCCCCACCAACAGTCTGGAACAGCTGTGCATCAACTATGCCAGCGAGAAGCTGCAGCAGCACTTCGTGGCTCACCACCTCAGGGCCCAGCAG gaGGAGTACACAGCTGAGGGTCTGGAGTGGTCGACTGTCAGCTACCAGGACAACCAGACCTGTTTGGATCTCATCGAGGGGAGCCCCGTCAGCATCTGCTCCCTCATAAACGAG GAGTGCCGCCTTAATCGGCCAAGCAGTGCAGCCCAGCTCCAGACACGCATTGAGAGTGCGCTGGCAGGCAGCCCCTGCCTGGGCCACAACAAGCTCAGCCGGGAGCCCAGCTTCATCGTGGTGCATTATGCGGGGTCTGTGCGGTACCACACCGCAGGCCTGGTGGAGAAGAACAAG GACCCCATCCCCCCTGAGCTGACCAGGCTCCTGCAGCAATCCCAGGACCCCCTGCTCAAAGTGCTGTTTCCTGCTGACCCTGAAGAGAAGTCCCAGGAGGAGCCCTCTGGCCAGAGCAGGGCCCCTGTGTTGACCGTGGTGTCCAAGTTCAAG GCCTCCCTGGAGCAGCTTCTGCAGGTTCTGCATAGCACCACACCCCACTACATTCGCTGCATCAAGCCCAACAGCCAGGGCCAGGCGCAGGTGTTCCACCAGGAGGAG GTCCTGAGCCAGCTGGAGGCCTGTGGCCTCGTGGAGACCATCCACATCAGTGCCGCCGGCTTCCCCATCCG GGTCTCTCACCGGAACTTCCTGAAGCGGTATGAGTTACTGAGAAGGCTCCGTCCTGgcgcagcccccagcccccatggCCCACCTCCAGATGAAGGGCGCTCAG AATCGTCTCCACACTCTGAGCAGGCCACGCTGCAAGCCCTCCTCCAGGACATCCTCCACACGCTGCCAGCCCTGGCTCAGGCACCAGCTGAGGCCACACCAGCCCCAGTGCACTGCGGCAGGACCAAGGTGTTCATGACTGACTCCACG CTGGAGCTTCTGGAACGCGGGCGTGCCCAGGTGCTGGAGCAGTGTGCCCGCAGCATCCAGGGTGGCTGGAGGCGACACTGGGGCCGCAAGCAGGAGAGGCAGAGGCGGGCCGCCGTGCTCATCCAGGCAG CTGTTCGTTCCTGGTTGACTCGGAAGCACATCCAGAGGCTGCACGCAGCTGCCACAGTCATCAAACGCGCGTGGCAGGAGTGGAGA ATTAGAATGGCCTTCCTGGCTTCTAAAGAACTGGATGGTGTGGAAGAACAACACTCGTCTCAAGTCACCTGTTCCCCGAGCTCCTTGCCACTGCCCCAGGCACAGACCAGGCTCCTGGGGGCAGTAACCCGCTTCTGGCCCCTGGGACTGGTCCTGGCCAACGCCGCCGTGGGTGCTCGTGGCTTCCGGAGGAAGCTGGTGGTCTTCGCCTGCCTCCCGCTCCCCGTGGGCAGCCCCAGCAGCTACACTGTCCAGACAGCACAAGAACAAGCTGGAGTCACGTCCATCCGAGCGTTGCCTCAG GGTTCGATAAAGTTTCACTGCAGAAAGTCTCCACTGCGCTATGCTGACATCTGCCCTGAACCTTCGCCCAACAGTGTTACTGGCTTTAATCAGATCCTGCTGGAAAGACACAGGCTGGGCCACGTGTGA
- the MYO19 gene encoding unconventional myosin-XIX isoform X1 — MLQQVNGHSSGSDAHGGESLREDLQEFLGGEAPLHQLDDLTKVNPVTLETVLRCLQARYMADTFYTSAGCTLVALNPFKPIPQLYSPELMQEYHAAPQPQKLKPHIFTVGEQTYRNVKSLIEPVNQSVVVSGESGAGKTWTSRCLMKFYAVVAASPTSWENHKIAERIEQRILNSNPVMEAFGNACTLRNNNSSRFGKFIQLQLNRAQQMTGATVQTYLLEKTRVACQASNERNFHIFYQICKGASADERLQWHLPEGAAFSWLPNPERTLEEDCFEVTREAMLHLGIDAPTQNNIFQALAGLLHLGNTRFADSGNEAQPCPLMDDAKCSVRTSASLLRLPEDPLLETLRIRTIRAGRRQQVFRKPCSRAECDTRRDCLAKLVYARLFDWLVSVINSSICADPDSWTTFIGLLDVYGFESFPTNSLEQLCINYASEKLQQHFVAHHLRAQQEEYTAEGLEWSTVSYQDNQTCLDLIEGSPVSICSLINEECRLNRPSSAAQLQTRIESALAGSPCLGHNKLSREPSFIVVHYAGSVRYHTAGLVEKNKDPIPPELTRLLQQSQDPLLKVLFPADPEEKSQEEPSGQSRAPVLTVVSKFKASLEQLLQVLHSTTPHYIRCIKPNSQGQAQVFHQEEVLSQLEACGLVETIHISAAGFPIRVSHRNFLKRYELLRRLRPGAAPSPHGPPPDEGRSESSPHSEQATLQALLQDILHTLPALAQAPAEATPAPVHCGRTKVFMTDSTLELLERGRAQVLEQCARSIQGGWRRHWGRKQERQRRAAVLIQAAVRSWLTRKHIQRLHAAATVIKRAWQEWRIRMAFLASKELDGVEEQHSSQVTCSPSSLPLPQAQTRLLGAVTRFWPLGLVLANAAVGARGFRRKLVVFACLPLPVGSPSSYTVQTAQEQAGVTSIRALPQGSIKFHCRKSPLRYADICPEPSPNSVTGFNQILLERHRLGHV, encoded by the exons ATGCTCCAGCAG GTTAATGGCCACAGTTCAGGCTCTGATGCCCATGGTGGGGAATCCCTCAGAGAAGACCTGCAGGAGTTCCTGGGCGGGGAGGCCCCGCTGCACCAGCTGGATGACCTCACCAAGGTGAATCCTGTGACACTGGAAACAG TCCTGAGGTGTCTGCAGGCCCGGTACATGGCAGACACGTTCTACACCAGCGCTGGCTGCACCCTGGTGGCTCTGAACCCCTTCAAGCCCATCCCTCAGCTCTATTCACCAGAGCTGATGCAAGAGTACCACGCTGCTCCTCAGCCCCAG AAACTGAAGCCCCACATCTTCACTGTGGGTGAACAGACCTACAGGAATGTCAAGAGCCTGATTGAGCCAGTCAACCAGTCTGTTGTCGTCAGTGGAgagagtggtgctgggaag ACATGGACGTCCCGCTGCCTTATGAAGTTCTACGCTGTGGTGGCCGCGTCACCCACATCCTGGGAAAATCACAAGATTGCAGAGAGGATCGAACAGCGAATCTTGAACTCCAACCCCGTCATGGAAGCTTTCG GGAACGCGTGCACACTGAGGAATAACAACAGTAGCCGCTTTGGGAAGTTCATCCAGCTCCAGCTGAACAG GGCCCAGCAGATGACTGGCGCTACAGTTCAGACCTACTTGCTAGAGAAGACTCGAGTGGCCTGCCAGGCCTCCAATGAGAGGAACTTCCACATCTTCTATCAG ATCTGCAAAGGAGCCAGTGCGGACGAGAGGCTCCAGTGGCACCTCCCTGAGGGAGCTGCCTTCTCCTGGCTGCCCAACCCAGAGAGGACCTTGGAAG AGGACTGTTTCGAGGTGACCAGGGAGGCCATGCTTCATTTGGGCATCGATGCCCCCACCCAGAACAACATCTTTCAG GCCCTAGCTGGACTGCTGCACCTCGGCAACACCCGGTTTGCTGACTCCGGGAAtgaagcccagccctgcccactgaTGGACGATGCTAAGT GCTCTGTCAGGACATCGGCCTCACTGCTGCGGCTCCCAGAAGACCCTCTGCTGGAGACACTGCGGATTCGAACCATCAGGGCAGGCAGGCGGCAGCAGGTGTTCCGGAAGCCCTGCTCCCGGGCCGAGTGTGACACCCGCAGAGACTGTCTGGCCAAACTGGTCTATGCACG GCTGTTTGACTGGCTGGTATCGGTGATCAACAGCAGCATCTGTGCGGACCCCGACTCCTGGACCACTTTCATAG GCCTGCTGGACGTGTACGGGTTTGAGTCGTTCCCCACCAACAGTCTGGAACAGCTGTGCATCAACTATGCCAGCGAGAAGCTGCAGCAGCACTTCGTGGCTCACCACCTCAGGGCCCAGCAG gaGGAGTACACAGCTGAGGGTCTGGAGTGGTCGACTGTCAGCTACCAGGACAACCAGACCTGTTTGGATCTCATCGAGGGGAGCCCCGTCAGCATCTGCTCCCTCATAAACGAG GAGTGCCGCCTTAATCGGCCAAGCAGTGCAGCCCAGCTCCAGACACGCATTGAGAGTGCGCTGGCAGGCAGCCCCTGCCTGGGCCACAACAAGCTCAGCCGGGAGCCCAGCTTCATCGTGGTGCATTATGCGGGGTCTGTGCGGTACCACACCGCAGGCCTGGTGGAGAAGAACAAG GACCCCATCCCCCCTGAGCTGACCAGGCTCCTGCAGCAATCCCAGGACCCCCTGCTCAAAGTGCTGTTTCCTGCTGACCCTGAAGAGAAGTCCCAGGAGGAGCCCTCTGGCCAGAGCAGGGCCCCTGTGTTGACCGTGGTGTCCAAGTTCAAG GCCTCCCTGGAGCAGCTTCTGCAGGTTCTGCATAGCACCACACCCCACTACATTCGCTGCATCAAGCCCAACAGCCAGGGCCAGGCGCAGGTGTTCCACCAGGAGGAG GTCCTGAGCCAGCTGGAGGCCTGTGGCCTCGTGGAGACCATCCACATCAGTGCCGCCGGCTTCCCCATCCG GGTCTCTCACCGGAACTTCCTGAAGCGGTATGAGTTACTGAGAAGGCTCCGTCCTGgcgcagcccccagcccccatggCCCACCTCCAGATGAAGGGCGCTCAG AATCGTCTCCACACTCTGAGCAGGCCACGCTGCAAGCCCTCCTCCAGGACATCCTCCACACGCTGCCAGCCCTGGCTCAGGCACCAGCTGAGGCCACACCAGCCCCAGTGCACTGCGGCAGGACCAAGGTGTTCATGACTGACTCCACG CTGGAGCTTCTGGAACGCGGGCGTGCCCAGGTGCTGGAGCAGTGTGCCCGCAGCATCCAGGGTGGCTGGAGGCGACACTGGGGCCGCAAGCAGGAGAGGCAGAGGCGGGCCGCCGTGCTCATCCAGGCAG CTGTTCGTTCCTGGTTGACTCGGAAGCACATCCAGAGGCTGCACGCAGCTGCCACAGTCATCAAACGCGCGTGGCAGGAGTGGAGA ATTAGAATGGCCTTCCTGGCTTCTAAAGAACTGGATGGTGTGGAAGAACAACACTCGTCTCAAGTCACCTGTTCCCCGAGCTCCTTGCCACTGCCCCAGGCACAGACCAGGCTCCTGGGGGCAGTAACCCGCTTCTGGCCCCTGGGACTGGTCCTGGCCAACGCCGCCGTGGGTGCTCGTGGCTTCCGGAGGAAGCTGGTGGTCTTCGCCTGCCTCCCGCTCCCCGTGGGCAGCCCCAGCAGCTACACTGTCCAGACAGCACAAGAACAAGCTGGAGTCACGTCCATCCGAGCGTTGCCTCAG GGTTCGATAAAGTTTCACTGCAGAAAGTCTCCACTGCGCTATGCTGACATCTGCCCTGAACCTTCGCCCAACAGTGTTACTGGCTTTAATCAGATCCTGCTGGAAAGACACAGGCTGGGCCACGTGTGA
- the PIGW gene encoding phosphatidylinositol-glycan biosynthesis class W protein: MSQKQMKEAFVSNHNGTSVLEITEGLCLPALCILCRGLLIIASQHLCCSSHTWRTRFFIDFAFLIVPLVTTLTIFASFVLLEYLIVIIFGAGLLYETYCRRTCYARMPVGKILEKFLKISIESEYIPAISCFRVINSAFTAVAILAVDFPLFPRRFAKTELYGTGAMDFGVGGFIFGTAMVCPEVRRKYTKGSRLYLTKSLYSVWPLVFLGVGRLVIIKSIGYQEHITEYGVHWNFFFTLIVVKLITSLLLIIFPLNKSWIVAISITVFYQLALDFTPLRRLILYGSDGSGTRVGLLNANREGIISTLGYVAIHMAGVQTGSYVLKKRSHIKDWIKVACCILLTAIGFFISLYIVQVNVEVASRRMANLAFCIWIVASCLILLSSLLLGDIILNFAKFLIKGATVPCSWKIIQSPAANRKYSESLVSEAERKEPTLCLITAMNRNQLIFFLLSNVTTGLVNLLVDTLHSSTLWALFVLNLYMFTNCLVIYVLHLQDRTVKFW; encoded by the coding sequence atgtctcAAAAGCAGATGAAGGAAGCTTTTGTCAGTAACCACAATGGAACGAGCGTGCTGGAAATCACCGAGGGCTTGTGCTTACCTGCACTCTGTATCCTGTGTAGAGGGCTCCTGATCATTGCCTCACAGCACTTATGTTGTTCTTCACATACCTGGAGAACTCGATTCTTCATTGACTTTGCTTTCCTAATAGTTCCCCTGGTGACCACTTTGACCATTTTCGCTTCATTTGTCCTCCTTGAGTATCTCATTGTAATTATCTTTGGGGCAGGGCTGCTCTATGAAACATACTGCAGGAGAACTTGCTATGCCAGAATGCCTGTCGGGAAAATCCttgaaaaattcttgaaaatcaGTATAGAATCAGAATACATTCCAGCCATCTCCTGTTTCCGTGTAATTAACAGTGCATTTACTGCTGTTGCCATTTTGGCTGTGGACTTCCCTCTTTTTCCCAGAAGATTTGCCAAAACCGAGCTCTATGGGACAGGAGCAATGGATTTTGGAGTAGGAGGCTTTATTTTTGGGACTGCAATGGTTTGTCCAGAGGTtaggagaaaatatacaaaagggTCCAGACTTTATCTTACAAAGTCATTGTACTCTGTTTGGCCATTAGTCTTCCTAGGAGTGGGACGATTAGTCATTATAAAATCCATAGGCTATCAGGAACATATAACTGAGTATGGAGTTCACTGGaattttttctttaccttaatAGTTGTGAAATTGATAACATCActgcttttgattatttttccccTAAATAAATCCTGGATTGTGGCTATCAGCATTACTGTATTCTACCAGTTAGCCCTTGATTTTACCCCACTGAGAAGGTTAATTTTGTATGGCAGTGATGGCAGTGGCACAAGGGTTGGTTTATTAAATGCCAACCGAGAAGGAATAATCTCTACCTTGGGGTATGTGGCAATACACATGGCTGGTGTTCAAACAGGATCATACGTACTTAAAAAAAGATCACATATCAAAGACTGGATAAAAGTAGCATGTTGTATTCTATTGACAGCTATTGGCTTCTTCATATCTCTTTACATAGTTCAGGTAAATGTAGAAGTAGCATCTCGAAGAATGGCCAATTTAGCCTTTTGTATTTGGATAGTTGCTTCTTGCCTGATCCTTCTTAGTAGTTTATTACTGGGtgatataattttgaattttgccaaatttcTAATTAAAGGGGCAAcagtaccatgttcttggaaaaTTATCCAGTCACCTGCTGCAAATAGAAAGTATTCAGAATCTCTAGTCTCTGAAGCTGAAAGAAAGGAACCCACTCTTTGTTTAATCACAGCAATGAACAGAAaccagttaatttttttcttgctgtcaAATGTAACAACTGGCCTAGTCAACCTGTTGGTAGATACATTACACAGCAGTACCTTGTGGGCCTTATTTGTACTCAATCTCTACATGTTTACCAACTGCTTAGTTATATATGTGCTGCACTTGCAGGATAGGACGGTAAAATTTTGGTGA